The Arachis duranensis cultivar V14167 chromosome 2, aradu.V14167.gnm2.J7QH, whole genome shotgun sequence genome has a window encoding:
- the LOC107474886 gene encoding uric acid degradation bifunctional protein TTL-like, which translates to MALASPFSSLEHAVTVARDIWSRKLNVRSWLEALSGRSCSNEYLETANEATVQEFHEWGSRYEEKFGYVFVTFVAGRTSEDILAELKMRFNNSHGVELEIASKEELKYIERAIRELLSKKSVQTTDEGDVSPEYSGEIVADTLDGADTDSEDDLDAISSGGNDISRDVELNRVPEEDNETLNTKHREDAIHAAKRGFDLNKLPWFGDEISDPRYGKNRCKTNINVFSHWTFSRG; encoded by the exons ATGGCTTTGGCCTCTCCATTCTCGTCATTAGAACATGCAGTTACGGTTGCCAGAGACATATGGTCACGTAAGTTGAATGTTAGGTCTTGGTTGGAAGCTTTATCGGGTCGATCTTGTTCTAATGAATATTTGGAAACGGCGAACGAAGCTACTGTGCAG GAATTTCATGAATGGGGATCAAGGTACgaggagaaatttggatatgTTTTTGTGACATTTGTAGCTGGTAGGACATCTGAAGACATACTTGCTGAATTAAAG ATGCGCTTTAATAACTCGCATGGTGTTGAGTTGGAGATTGCTTCAAAAGAGGAATTGAAGTATATAGAACGTGCTATTAGAGAGCTTCTTTCCAAGAAATCTGTACAAACTACTGACGAAGGAGAcg TGTCACCTGAATATTCAGGCGAAATAGTTGCTGACACTCTAGATGGAGCAGACACTGATTCAGAAGATGATTTAGATGCTATCTCCTCCGGTGGAAATGACATCTCCAGGGATGTTGAGCTTAATAGGGTTCCAGAAGAAGATAATGAAACTTTAAACACCAAACACAGAGAAGATGCCATACATGCTGCAAAAAGGGGTTTCGATCTCAACAAGCTGCCATGGTTTGGAGATGAGATATCGGATCCG CGGTACGGAAAAAACCGCTGCAAAACGAATATCAATGTTTTCAGCCACTGGACATTTAGCAGGGGTTAA
- the LOC107474887 gene encoding uncharacterized protein LOC107474887, with protein MDKTWILKSRDSIEYKQGLNMFLDFAFANASSDNIIKCPCPQCGFQFMQTREDAYDHLLMKSFPAGYTLWLRHGEKPAEESSSCTPIVENPTPDVNPYLQMVHEAFNFTMPTGSEETTTTDPVEDDDIELPYDGPSRDAQDFADLLADGAEELYPGCSKYSKLSFLVKLYHIKCMCGVSDKAMSMILDLLRDAFEQAKFPSTLYEAKKTIRKLGIEYKKVDACPNDCMLYRGEYENATKCKQCGTSRWKQKTRKGSVTKLKIPVKKNGKPLPAKTLRYFPLIPRLQRLFMCSKTSSDMLWHKEADNNDGYLRHPRDAEAWKDFDAKYPDFSNDARSVRLALASDGFNPFRNMSTTYSIWPMILIPYNLPPWLRMKQSSFILSMIIPGPKMPGNDIDVYLEPLVNELKQLWDGVETYDANKGTTFKMRAALMWTISDFSGLENLFGWNTYSGLACPTCNVDAKAHRLTFSRKWCYTGHRRFLNQGHKYRVDRTRFDGEVESRDPPKNYSGIDVLRQQSNLQVSFGKNPTLTAKRRRIGEDADQDDSVWKKRSVFFELPYWKDHMLRHNLDVMHIEKNICDNVVYTILNDSVKSKDNLKARKDLQSMGIRPELWPDEGGKYHSAKFTMSNPQKDVFLKTLQNVVFPDGYSSNIARCVDIRQRKLYGLKSHDCHILMEQLLPILVKNALPSPLGALQTHVVQTLCQMEMIFPPSFFTVMVHLMVHLVDELKLGGPVHYRWMYPIERYLGQLKQYVRNRAQAEGSIAEGYLSEEILTFCSRYLENTKTRINRPARVDDRPVDIIENTGCTMFPEIEKASGAVSHFVLTPMERDQAHRHVLVNCEAVAPFIDKFRSETKRKLRDQTRSHSKIDRVVHAEFPRRFKREVPMDSTVHSKEMKLLACGPMLQARRFGAYNVNGYKFRTITKEDGLKTQNSGVYVSSNTRSYASMRDNRVAVGIVPYYGKIVDIIELNYSCHFTVVLFKCIWADTTTSRGIKEDHLGLTSVNFARPIHTGDREEDEPYILASEAQLVYYVRDEVEQEWSVVVHVKPRDLYDMGGENEDVEATFSPQRGLNMSAAGDISDLQLIRNDDIEDQVADVSDNIDYVP; from the exons ATGGACAAAACCTGGATTCTTAAGTCACGAGATAGCATAGAATATAAACAAGGACTGAATATGTTCCTAGACTTTGCATTTGCGAATGCATCGTCGGATAACATCATAAAGTGTCCATGCCCTCAATGTGGGTTTCAATTTATGCAAACAAGAGAGGATGCGTACGACCACCTGTTGATGAAGTCGTTTCCCGCTGGGTATACTTTGTGGTTGCGTCATGGTGAGAAACCAGCTGAGGAGAGCTCTAGTTGCACACCGATAGTTGAGAACCCTACCCCCGACGTGAATCCATATCTTCAAATGGTACACGAGGCATTTAACTTCACAATGCCTACTGGAAGTGAGGAGACCACAACAACGGATCCTGTAGAAGACGATGATATAGAGTTGCCGTACGATGGTCCAAGTCGCGATGCACAGGATTTTGCCGATCTTCTTGCGGATGGAGCGGAGGAGTTATATCCCGGCTGCTCGAAGTACTCAAAATTATCTTTCCTAGTGAAACTTTATCACATTAAGTGTATGTGTGGTGTGAGTGACAAGGCTATGTCGATGATTCTGGACTTATTGCGGGATGCATTTGAGCAAGCCAAATTCCCGTCCACTTTGTATGAAGCCAAGAAAACTATCCGAAAGTTAGGGATTGAGTACAAAAAGGTCGATGCATGCCCGAATGATTGCATGTTGTACCGAGGTGAGTATGAGAACGCGACGAAATGCAAGCAGTGTGGGACTTCACGATGGAAGCAGAAGACGCGAAAGGGTTCCGTTACGAAACTAAAAATACCTGTCAAAAAAAATGGAAAGCCTCTCCCAGCAAAGACTCTCCGTTACTTTCCTCTTATACCACGACTGCAACGGTTATTCATGTGTAGCAAAACTTCATCTGACATGTTATGGCATAAAGAGGCAGACAATAACGATGGGTACTTGAGGCATCCAAGGGACGCTGAAGCATGGaaagattttgatgcaaagtatCCTGACTTTTCCAACGATGCTCGCAGTGTTCGCTTAGCCTTAGCAAGTGACGGTTTTAATCCTTTCAGAAATATGAGTACGACGTATTCCATTTGGCCTATGATTCTTATTCCGTACAATCTTCCTCCTTGGCTACGCATGAAACAGTCATCTTTTATACTATCTATGATTATTCCCGGTCCTAAAATGCCGGGTAACGACATTGATGTTTATTTGGAGCCCCTGGTGAATGAGTTGAAGCAACTCTGGGATGGCGTTGAAACTTATGACGCTAATAAAGGGACCACTTTCAAGATGCGGGCGGCGCTAATGTGGACTATTAGTGATTTTTCAGGGTTGGAAAATTTGTTTGGGTGGAACACGTACAGTGGGTTAGCTTGTCCTACGTGTAACGTGGACGCTAAGGCTCATCGACTAACATTCAGTCGAAAATGGTGTTACACGGGCCATCGCCGCTTCTTGAATCAGGGCCATAAATATAGAGTAGACCGGACTAGATTTGACGGAGAAGTTGAAAGCAGAGATCCACCGAAGAATTATTCTGGAATAGATGTCTTAAGGCAGCAGTCTAACTTGCAAGTATCGTTTGGGAAGAACCCAACTCTGACAGCAAAAAGAAGACGCATTGGTGAAGATGCAGATCAAGATGACTCGGTTTGGAAAAAGAGGAGTGTGTTCTTTGAACTCCCGTACTGGAAGGATCACATGCTGCGTCATAACCTTGACGTGATGCACATAGAGAAGAACATTTGTGACAATGTGGTCTACACTATCTTAAATGATAGCGTCAAATCAAAAGATAATCTTAAAGCGCGCAAAGATTTACAAAGCATGGGCATAAGGCCTGAATTGTGGCCGGACGAAGGTGGTAAATATCATTcagcaaaattcacaatgtctAATCCACAGAAGGATGTATTTCTGAAGACTCTACAGAACGTGGTCTTTCCAGATGGTTACTCGAGCAATATTGCTCGTTGTGTTGATATCCGGCAGCGCAAGTTGTATGGGTTGAAGAGTCACGACTGCCACATTCTAATGGAACAATTACTTCCAATTTTGGTGAAAAATGCATTGCCAAGTCCG CTTGGTGCCCTTCAGACACATGTTGTGCAAACTCTGTGTCAGATGGAAATGATATTTCCTCCATCGTTTTTCACTGTCATGGTTCACCTTATGGTGCACCTCGTTGATGAACTAAAACTTGGTGGCCCGGTACATTATCGGTGGATGTATCCAATAGAAAG GTACTTGGGACAATTGAAGCAATACGTGCGTAACAGAGCACAAGCTGAAGGCTCAATTGCGGAAGGATATTTATCCGAGGAGATTTTGACATTCTGCTCCAGATACTTGGAAAATACTAAGACTAGAATCAACCGACCAGCGCGAGTTGACGATCGACCTGTTGATATTATAGAGAATACAGGATGTACTATGTTCCCTGAAATTGAAAAAGCTTCAGGGGCTGTATCACATTTTGTACTGACCCCAATGGAAAGAGATCAGGCACATCGTCATGTGCTAGTCAATTGCGAGGCCGTCGCTCCATTTATTGA TAAGTTTAGGTCAGAAACCAAGCGAAAATTAAGGGATCAAACAAGGTCGCACTCTAAGATAGACCGTGTTGTGCATGCAGAATTTCCTCGGCGGTTCAAGCGTGAG GTTCCAATGGACAGTACTGTACATTCGAAAGAAATGAAATTGCTGGCATGTGGTCCCATGCTTCAAGCAAGACGGTTTGGGGCATACAACGTCAATGGATACAAGTTTAGAACTATCACAAAGGAAGACGGGCTGAAAACACAAAATAGTGGAGTTTATGTCTCATCAAATACAAGAAGTTATGCCAGCATGCGTGACAACAGAGTGGCTGTTGGTATTGTTCCATATTATGGAAAAATTGTGGACATAATCGAACTGAACTACAGTTGTCATTTCACAGTGGTTTTGTTCAAATGTATTTGGGCTGATACAACTACGAGCAGAGGAATCAAAGAAGACCATCTGGGCCTTACCAGCGTTAATTTCGCTCGTCCAATTCACACCGGTGATCGAGAAGAGGATGAACCGTACATATTGGCATCAGAAGCTCAGCTCGTGTACTATGTGCGTGATGAAGTAGAACAAGAATGGAGTGTAGTGGTTCATGTAAAACCACGAGACTTGTATGACATGGGAGGAGAAAATGAGGATGTTGAAGCGACTTTTTCTCCTCAGCGCGGGTTGAACATGTCAGCAGCAGGTGACATCAGTGATTTACAGTTGATAAGGAACGATGATATAGAAGACCAAGTAGCAGATGTTTCTGATAACATAGATTATGTGCCATAG